Proteins from one Setaria italica strain Yugu1 chromosome V, Setaria_italica_v2.0, whole genome shotgun sequence genomic window:
- the LOC101785943 gene encoding uncharacterized protein LOC101785943: MALHAARRLSSSLSSSSSSATATSAAPKLSSIFRNPKRRPTNLSPRFLGQEPRSPRPGSGDEPPSRRPRPRQPWEEEAGALLRRLHEGRYLPGPDFSSAPHAVSPDVVKAAAERFGHDNQVVAKWLSGSDLKKLALFGCPTVERRTVFASKRLRAFFNIQEDKICSSCKLRSSCKFANQEVLRHNKVILSDTMRIISLLVLDACPKELQVTAELKASICKVLKDTINLSS; this comes from the exons ATGGCGCTCCACGCCGCtcgccgcctctcctcctccttgtcctcttcctcctcctccgccacagccacctccgccgcgccgaAGCTCTCCTCGATCTTCCGCAACCCGAAGCGCCGACCGACGAATCTCTCCCCGCGCTTCCTCGGCCAGGAGCCTCGGTCGCCGCGGCCGGGCTCCGGCGACGAGCCGCCGTCGCGGAGGCCCAGGCCGAGGCAgccgtgggaggaggaggcgggggcgcTGCTCCGTCGGCTCCACGAGGGGAGGTACCTGCCGGGGCCCGACTTCTCGTCCGCGCCGCACGCCGTCTCACCCGACGTCGTcaaggccgccgccgagcgGTTCGGGCACGACAACCAGGTCGTCGCCAA ATGGCTGTCAGGGAGCGACTTGAAGAAGTTAGCCTTGTTTGGGTGCCCGACTGTTGAACGAAGAACGGTTTTTGCATCAAAAAGATTACGAGCTTTCTTCAACATCCAGGAAGACAAA ATATGCAGCTCCTGTAAACTGAGAAGTTCTTGCAAGTTTGCTAACCAGGAAGTCCTTAGGCATAATAAAGTGATTCTGTCGGATACAATGAGAATTATTAGTTTGCTTGTCCTGGATGCTTGCCCGAAGGAACTCCAGGTTACAGCTGAATTAAAAGCTAGCATCTGCAAGGTGCTAAAGGACACCATAAATCTTAGCAGTTAA